Proteins from a genomic interval of Anolis sagrei isolate rAnoSag1 chromosome 1, rAnoSag1.mat, whole genome shotgun sequence:
- the TTK gene encoding dual specificity protein kinase TTK — protein MGDMQEEDINGKGLFVASIMSRVRDLKSKYKNEDNITDELNKISADTTDNSGTVNQIMMTANNPEDWMNFLLKLEKKGSPQTDIGLLNRLIGRYSQAIASLSAEKYSQNESYAHILVRFAELKAMEEPEEARDQFHLARLNSKKFAFVHIAFAQFELSQGNVKKAKQLLEKAVESRAVPVEMLETALRNLSLRKKLLLSMEEKENLTVPSSHNIVGNVLNRKNDGDSEISTNISSFCRGQKNDSPQEAVLDLSGRNPLKQLNKTNPVCTFGRVPIKLVSESDDTDDSVKKEMPHLTKRQISAPSLNNLSLHEAKSKRSDSYLPQNSKCLPSRKLAELHMSDDDSLEAATNSSLTLKNKYDSNNAIQRQEIEEQQDEPNIIKSNCLERQLHNSVSKRNDQRENEQSRLHCLATGNKWFRLEALNKRNSEENHSSLEHQPFPVCKRLSLKESISQRCSPPETSSERKSQAYVATTPSNKKLHDYFGCFSTPSVRNDFPFAGSSGTPYNQFSYLQTHTPKPPFSVHTPLQIPASVPSNECIAVKGKWYSVLKQIGTGGSSKVFQVLDEKKQLYAIKYVNLEEADQQTIESYKNEIAHLNKLQQHSDKIIRLYDYEIGAKSIYMVLECGNIDLNSWLKKKKAMNPWERKSYWKNMLEAVHTIHQHGIVHSDLKPANFLLVDGMLKLIDFGIANQMQPDVTSIVKDSQVGTLNYMPPEAINASCGENSQPRSKISPKSDVWSLGCILYSMTYGRTPFQHITNQITKLHAIVDPNFEISFPDIPEKDLQDVLKRCLVRNPKQRISVAELLVHPYVHIQNNSQTGHSSTKGTTEEMKRILGHLIGLNSPNSISRAARTLYEQCSNGEGLDVSAFASSDHQKTRSAK, from the exons ACATGCAGGAAGAAGATATAAATGGAAAAGGTCTATTTGTCGCATCTATTATGAGTAGAGttagagacttaaaaagcaaatacaaaaatgaGGACAATATTACAGATGAACTTAATAAGATATCAGCTGATACAACAG ATAACTCTGGAACTGTTAATCAGATCATGATGACTGCAAATAACCCTGAAGACTGGATGAATTTTTTACTTAAATTAGAGAAAAAGGGCAGCCCTCAGACTGACATCGGCTTATTGAATAGATTAATTGGTCGTTACAGCCAAGCGATAGCATCATTATCTGCAGAAAAATATAGCCAGAATGAAAGTTATGCTCACATTCTGGTTAGGTTTGCAGAACTAAAGGC TATGGAAGAACCAGAAGAGGCACGTGATCAGTTCCATCTTGCTAGATTGAACAGCAAGAAATTTGCTTTTGTCCACATAGCTTTTGCACAGTTTGAACTCTCCCAAG GAAATGTAAAAAAGGCTAAACAGCTGCTTGAAAAAGCAGTGGAATCTAGAGCAGTTCCAGTAGAGATGTTGGAAACTGCTCTAAGAAACTTAAGCTTACGAAAAAAGCTCCTACTTTCTATGGAAGAAAAGGAGAATTTGACAG TCCCAAGCTCTCACAATATAGTTGGAAATGTTCTGAATAGAAAAAACGATGGTGATTCTGAGATTTCTACCAATATTTCCAGCTTTTGTCGTGG GCAGAAAAATGATTCCCCGCAAGAAGCTGTATTGGACCTGAGTGGACGCAACCCTctgaaacaattaaataaaacaaatccG GTGTGCACCTTTGGAAGAGTTCCTATCAAATTAGTAAGTGAGAGTGATGATACAGATGACTCTGTGAAGAAGGAGATGCCACATCTTACAAAAAG GCAAATATCTGCTCCCAGTCTGAATAATTTGTCACTACATGAAGCAAAATCAAAGAGAAGTGATTCATATCTGCCACAGAACTCAAAG TGTTTACCAAGCAGAAAGCTTGCAGAACTGCACATGTCTGATGATGACAGCTTGGAAGCAGCTACCAATTCTTCtctaacattaaaaaataaatatgattcCAACAATGCCATTCAAAGACaag AAATTGAAGAACAGCAGGATGAGCCAAACATCATCAAATCGAACTGTCTAGAAAGGCAACTGCACAATTCTGTTTCCAAGAGAAATGACCAGAGGGAAAATGAACAGTCTAGATTACACTGTCTTGCAACAGGAAATAAATGGTTTCGTCTTGAAGCTTTGAATAAAAGAAACTCGGag GAAAATCACTCAAGTTTAGAACACCAACCATTTCCAGTTTGTAAAAGATTGTCACTAAAAGAGTCAATTTCGCAACGATGTTCACCACCAGAAACTTCTTCAGAAAGAAAGAGCCAAGCATATGTTGCCACAACACCTAGCAACAAAAAGCTTCACGATTATTTTGGCTg TTTCAGTACTCCATCCGTAAGAAATGATTTCCCTTTTGCGGGAAGTTCAGGCACCCCATACAACCAGTTTTCGTATTTGCAGACCCATACTCCAAAACCTCCTTTTTCAGTGCACACTCCGTTACAG ATTCCAGCTTCTGTACCATCAAATGAATGCATTGCTGTTAAAGGAAAATGGTACTCTGTGCTAAAACAAATTGGAACAGGAGGCTCAAGTAAG GTATTCCAAGTACTTGATGAAAAAAAGCAGCTTTATGCCATCAAATATGTGAATCTGGAAGAGGCTGATCAACAAACAATAGAAAGCTATAAAAATGAGATTGCGCATTTAAATAAACTCCAGCAGCATAGTGATAAGATCATTCGGCTTTATGACTA TGAAATTGGAGCAAAAAGTATCTATATGGTGTTGGAATGTGGAAATATTGATCTGAACAGCTGGCTTAAAAAGAAGAAGGCAATGAATCCATGGGAGCGGAAAAGCTATTGGAAAAATATGTTAGAAGCTGTCCATACAATCCACCAACATG GTATTGTTCATAGTGATCTCAAGCCAGCAAATTTCCTGCTAGTGGATGGAATGCTAAAATTAATAGACTTTGGCATTGCCAACCAAATGCAGCCAGACGTGACTAGTATTGTTAAAGATTCACAG GTTGGGACTCTAAATTATATGCCACCAGAGGCAATCAATGCTTCTTGTGGAGAAAATAGCCAGCCAAGATCAAAG ATCAGTCCAAAAAGTGATGTCTGGTCTTTAGGCTGTATTTTATATTCTATGACCTATGGAAGAACTCCATTTCAACACATAACAAATCAAATCACAAAACTTCACGCCATAGTTGATCCTAATTTTGAAATAAGTTTTCCTGATATTCCAGAAAAAGATCTCCAGGACGTTTTGAAG cgtTGTTTGGTAAGAAATCCTAAACAAAGAATATCAGTTGCTGAATTGCTGGTTCATCCTTATGTACATATCCAAAATAATTCACAAACAG GACATTCAAGTACAAAAGGAACCACAGAAGAAATGAAACGCATCCTTGGTCATCTTATTGGCTTGAACTCTCCTAATTCCATTTCTAGGGCTGCTAGA ACTTTATACGAGCAGTGCAGCAATGGCGAAGGCTTAGATGTGTCTGCTTTTGCGAGTTCtgatcatcagaaaacacggaGTGCCAAGTGA